The Rhododendron vialii isolate Sample 1 chromosome 5a, ASM3025357v1 genome contains a region encoding:
- the LOC131327831 gene encoding uncharacterized protein LOC131327831 codes for MADEQRDLVVPDPLPLNLHFAPTAYNTPSCVRLPTITANNYEIKPGNAKHWLSTLPANSITSWAQMSAAFLKKFFPIGKTLRLLQEITTFQQAENEQFYEACERYGDIIRKCPHHDVPKWQLVQSFYSGLLLPHRVMVDASCGGFVMVKSEQEAWQLFETMSEGSLQNVSFERRTKSVITGSDNPGGMYEIKPSHDLQSKVDALTEKVEQLLTKGSATSQPPPYQEACSLCASPAHYIVDCPAIPQFPLFVQKQVNAAQGYANAQGFSKPGNDPFSTTFKQGWSKHPNFSWKTEQQGNSFAQQPRPFNTQFNPAAYLSQNQQQAPSQSSRDPSFEEKVLQALDKLNNTQQQVRTNTQSIARLETQVGQIANALSRTEE; via the exons ATGGCTGATGAGCAGAGGGACTTAGTTGTACCTGACCCCCTCCCTCTTAACTTACACTTCGCCCCCACAGCGTACAATACACCATCATGTGTACGACTACCCACGATCACGGCTaacaactatgagattaagccTG GGAATGCCAAACATTGGCTTAGTACTTTGCCAGCTAATTCTATAACATCTTGGGCGCAAATGAGTGCGGCATTCCTTAAGAAATTCTTCCCCATAGGAAAAACACTCAGACTTCTGCAGGAGATTACCACTTTCCAACAAGCTGAGAACGAACAGTTCTATGAAGCTTGTGAGAGATATGGGGATATCATCCGTAAGTGTCCGCACCATGACGTACCTAAGTGGCAATTAGTACAGAGTTTTTATTCCGGGCTACTTCTACCGCATCGTGTGATGGTTGATGCCTCGTGTGGAGGCTTTGTGATGGTTAAGAGTGAACAGGAAGCCTGGCAATTGTTTGAAACTATGAGCGAAGGGTCCCtacaaaatgtttcttttgagaGGAGAACTAAGTCAGTCATTACTGGTTCTGATAACCCAGGAGGTATGTATGAGATTAAACCATCTCATGACCTCCAGTCTAAAGTAGATGCACTGACTGAGAAAGTTGAACAGCTTCTCACCAAGGGATCGGCCACCTCACAGCCTCCACCTTATCAGGAGGCATGTTCTTTATGTGCTAGTCCGGCCCATTATATTGTTGACTGTCCTGCAATACCACAATTCCCTTTGTTTGTGCAAAAACAGGTTAACGCTGCACAAGGGTATGCCAATGCGCAGGGTTTCTCCAAACCAGGTAATGATCCTTTTTCCACTACTTTTAAACAGGGATGGAGCAAACATCCCAATTTCTCATGGAAGACGGAACAACAGGGCAATAGTTTCGCCCAACAGCCTAGGCCGTTTAACACTCAGTTTAACCCTGCGGCCTATCTCTCACAGAACCAGCAGCAAGCACCTTCCCAATCCTCACGGGATCCATCCTTTGAGGAAAAGGTGCTACAAGCGCTTGACAAACTAAATAACACCCAACAACAGGTGCGTACCAACACACAGTCCATCGCGAGGTTAGAAACCCAAGTGGGTCAAATAGCCAATGCGCTAAGTCGTACGGAAGAGTAG